One genomic window of Candidatus Pseudobacter hemicellulosilyticus includes the following:
- a CDS encoding pyridoxamine 5'-phosphate oxidase family protein → MDSINLQQPETNRKDLQGSEAAEKIKELIKKAKNCFFCTRIRTGEAFSPRPMAIQKVDDDGTCWFLSADDSDKNEHIQQDPAVQLLFQGATHSDFATLYGQASISRDKAIIKELWEPIVKTWFTEGVDDPRITVIRFTPEEGYYWDTKHGQLIAFMKQLAGALTGKTLDDSIEGKLKV, encoded by the coding sequence ATGGACAGCATTAATCTACAGCAGCCCGAAACCAATCGCAAAGACCTGCAGGGCAGCGAGGCCGCCGAGAAAATAAAAGAACTGATCAAAAAAGCGAAGAACTGCTTTTTCTGTACGCGTATCCGGACCGGTGAGGCCTTTTCACCCCGCCCCATGGCCATTCAGAAGGTGGATGATGATGGTACCTGCTGGTTCCTGAGCGCTGACGACAGCGATAAGAATGAGCATATACAACAGGATCCTGCTGTGCAGCTCCTGTTCCAGGGTGCTACCCATTCGGATTTTGCCACACTATACGGCCAGGCCAGTATCAGCAGGGATAAAGCAATAATAAAAGAATTGTGGGAGCCTATTGTGAAGACCTGGTTCACTGAAGGAGTGGACGATCCACGGATCACCGTGATCCGTTTTACGCCCGAAGAAGGATATTACTGGGATACCAAACACGGGCAACTCATAGCCTTTATGAAACAGCTGGCCGGCGCCCTCACCGGCAAAACGCTGGATGATTCCATTGAAGGCAAACTCAAGGTATAA
- a CDS encoding AsmA-like C-terminal region-containing protein, with product MAVPGKKKRSIKKRIFRGLLIFLAIFFVLIGVAVLLLFTQQERITRMAIDELNKQFKGAITLERSNINLVENFPNVSVALHGVQFFPDKSRTGRPIYQLEHLYVGFSLPDIFKQQYNVRRLMLKGGKLDLVQEKNGQLNLVEAKNLGSDTASSKAPDSAAALQINLRRMVLRDMDISYLDKSSMRRFSTHIDKLSASFKTDSSQLQIALKADMELDMTSPTDTSFFRHKQLQLDIAADFDKQKHFLALTRGGISLQDAALTITGTAALAKESQVDFVVKGDKPDMNLIAAFIPGDVKAILKPFKYDGHLSFDGTIKGALSKEKLPLIELNFGLQDAWFLNTGADRKLDQLGFSGFYTNGSEHNLHTSELRMTNVSAKPGKGVFDGNFVIRDFTDPHVLMQLKSELELQFIGEFLGIPDLKHITGKVKLDMNFKELTDLQFPEKALHKLKEGVQSELTVEDLSFRIPNYPHPVRDMNLHAVMRNGRIVLDTLRLKVANSDLRVNGSLSDLLAVLHAHDKPVSLALNISSDKLVLKELFAHDTAKAAKMEEEIRGFNIGLALATSVQQLRHPAPLPKGVFELKQLRAAFKKYPHAFHDLGATVTINDTALLLRNLTGMIDQSDLRFSGRVINYALWFDPIKKGKTQVAFDFKSNRLAMADLLGPISKTWVSESYQEEEANNLWLRARADLRYDTSFKFVKLRIANISGSLKKHRLKLDSISGGLLYGNKIVKVDTLKGKIGRTDFDLNLRLYAGDNKELKKKTNYLYFRSEFLDADQLLRYNFESFAAVRPTPAQKPAPSPAQTPTPDQTPVTAAAPMLVTNAVADHNSMPVTASTASNPADTSDHAKAFNIFLIPFPDFEVRADIGRLKYKRLGLTGITAHLRTQEDHMIYVDTMGMNVADGTMGIRGYLNGTNPQKIFFNSRIRVNDVDLEKVMIRLDHFGQDLVINKNIKGIVSGQIKSHVQVHPDLVPLINDSKAELDIEIVNGSLVDFAPMQAMAGYFKDKNLRMVRFDTLRNVLTFRNGTLDIPSMNINSSLGFMEISGKQSMDLTMEYYMRIPLKMVTQVGFRALFGRKQEEVDMDQVDEIEFRDKDKRVRFMNIKVTGTPEDYKIGLGKDKRKKN from the coding sequence ATGGCCGTACCCGGAAAGAAAAAACGATCGATCAAGAAAAGAATATTCAGAGGGTTATTGATCTTCCTGGCTATCTTTTTTGTACTGATAGGTGTGGCGGTCCTGCTGCTGTTCACACAACAGGAGCGGATCACCAGAATGGCTATCGATGAACTGAACAAGCAATTCAAAGGAGCCATCACCCTGGAACGCAGCAATATCAATCTTGTTGAGAATTTTCCCAATGTTTCAGTAGCCCTGCATGGCGTGCAATTCTTCCCGGATAAGAGCCGGACCGGCAGGCCGATCTACCAGCTGGAACATCTCTATGTGGGTTTCAGTCTGCCCGATATTTTCAAACAACAATACAATGTGCGCCGCCTGATGCTGAAAGGGGGTAAACTGGACCTGGTACAGGAAAAGAACGGCCAGCTCAACCTGGTAGAAGCCAAAAACCTGGGCTCCGATACTGCCAGCAGTAAGGCTCCTGATTCCGCCGCCGCCCTACAGATCAACCTGCGCAGGATGGTCCTGCGCGATATGGATATCTCCTACCTGGATAAAAGCAGTATGCGGCGCTTCAGTACCCATATCGATAAACTGTCCGCCAGTTTTAAGACAGACAGCAGCCAGCTGCAAATTGCCCTGAAGGCCGATATGGAGCTGGACATGACCAGCCCCACCGATACCAGTTTCTTCCGCCATAAACAGTTGCAGCTGGATATTGCGGCCGACTTCGACAAACAAAAACATTTTCTCGCCCTCACCCGTGGTGGCATCAGTCTGCAGGATGCAGCCCTGACCATCACCGGTACTGCTGCACTGGCCAAAGAGAGCCAGGTGGATTTTGTGGTGAAAGGAGATAAGCCGGATATGAACCTGATTGCCGCCTTCATTCCCGGTGATGTGAAAGCCATTCTCAAACCTTTTAAATACGATGGGCATCTCTCTTTTGACGGCACCATTAAAGGGGCGCTGTCCAAAGAGAAACTGCCATTGATAGAACTGAATTTCGGATTGCAGGATGCCTGGTTCCTGAATACCGGGGCCGACCGGAAGCTGGATCAATTAGGCTTCAGCGGTTTTTATACCAATGGTAGTGAGCATAACCTGCACACTTCAGAATTACGGATGACCAACGTCAGCGCTAAACCGGGGAAGGGTGTCTTTGACGGCAATTTCGTGATCCGGGATTTTACAGATCCGCATGTGCTGATGCAGCTGAAGTCTGAGCTGGAACTACAGTTCATTGGAGAATTCCTCGGTATCCCTGACCTGAAACATATTACCGGCAAGGTGAAGCTGGACATGAACTTCAAAGAGCTGACCGATCTGCAATTCCCGGAAAAGGCCCTGCATAAACTGAAAGAAGGGGTGCAGAGTGAACTGACAGTGGAAGACCTTTCTTTCCGTATTCCCAATTACCCGCACCCGGTGCGGGATATGAACCTGCACGCAGTAATGCGGAACGGCCGTATTGTGCTGGACACGCTCCGGCTTAAAGTGGCCAATTCCGATCTCCGGGTCAATGGCTCCCTGAGTGACCTGCTGGCCGTGCTGCATGCACACGATAAACCCGTCAGCCTGGCGCTCAATATCAGCAGTGATAAGCTGGTGCTGAAAGAACTGTTTGCCCATGATACCGCCAAAGCGGCAAAGATGGAAGAAGAGATCCGCGGTTTTAACATCGGCCTGGCCCTTGCTACTTCGGTACAGCAGCTGCGCCACCCGGCCCCCCTGCCCAAAGGTGTATTTGAACTAAAACAGTTAAGGGCCGCTTTCAAAAAATACCCGCATGCATTTCATGACCTGGGCGCCACTGTTACCATCAATGATACCGCCCTGCTGCTGCGTAACCTGACAGGTATGATTGATCAGTCAGACCTGCGCTTCAGTGGCCGTGTGATCAATTATGCACTTTGGTTCGACCCCATCAAAAAAGGAAAAACACAGGTGGCCTTCGATTTCAAATCCAATCGCCTGGCTATGGCGGACCTGCTGGGACCTATCAGCAAGACCTGGGTTTCGGAAAGCTACCAGGAAGAGGAAGCCAATAATCTATGGCTGCGCGCCCGTGCTGACCTGCGGTATGATACCAGTTTCAAATTTGTCAAACTGCGTATAGCCAATATCTCCGGATCGCTGAAAAAGCACCGGCTGAAACTGGACAGCATCAGTGGCGGCCTGCTGTATGGTAATAAGATCGTGAAAGTGGACACCCTGAAAGGAAAGATCGGCCGGACTGATTTTGATCTCAACCTGCGGCTCTATGCCGGGGACAACAAGGAACTCAAAAAGAAGACCAACTATCTTTATTTCCGCTCTGAATTCCTGGATGCCGACCAGCTCCTGCGCTACAATTTTGAATCCTTTGCAGCTGTGCGGCCAACACCAGCACAGAAGCCAGCGCCATCACCAGCGCAAACCCCAACGCCAGACCAGACACCGGTAACCGCAGCTGCGCCCATGCTGGTCACCAATGCGGTAGCGGATCATAACAGTATGCCCGTTACTGCCAGCACCGCCAGCAATCCCGCCGATACCAGTGATCATGCCAAAGCCTTCAATATCTTCCTGATCCCCTTCCCGGATTTTGAGGTACGGGCAGATATAGGCAGGTTGAAATACAAGCGACTGGGATTGACCGGTATCACAGCACACCTGCGCACGCAGGAGGACCATATGATCTATGTAGATACCATGGGTATGAATGTGGCCGATGGCACCATGGGCATCCGGGGTTATCTCAATGGTACCAATCCCCAGAAGATCTTTTTCAACAGCCGCATCAGGGTCAATGATGTGGACCTGGAAAAAGTGATGATCCGACTGGATCATTTTGGACAGGACCTGGTGATCAACAAGAACATTAAGGGGATAGTGAGCGGTCAGATCAAAAGCCATGTACAGGTACACCCTGATCTGGTGCCATTGATCAATGATTCCAAAGCAGAGCTGGATATTGAGATCGTGAATGGCAGCCTGGTTGATTTTGCGCCCATGCAGGCCATGGCCGGCTATTTCAAGGACAAGAACCTGCGGATGGTCCGTTTTGATACCCTTCGGAATGTGCTGACCTTCCGGAATGGGACACTGGATATCCCAAGTATGAATATCAATTCTTCCCTTGGTTTTATGGAGATCTCGGGCAAACAATCCATGGACCTGACCATGGAATATTATATGCGCATCCCGCTAAAGATGGTGACCCAGGTAGGCTTCCGCGCATTGTTTGGCAGGAAGCAGGAGGAAGTGGATATGGACCAGGTGGATGAAATTGAGTTCCGGGACAAGGACAAGCGGGTCCGCTTTATGAATATTAAAGTTACCGGTACCCCGGAAGATTATAAGATCGGGCTGGGCAAGGACAAACGTAAGAAAAATTAA
- a CDS encoding TonB-dependent receptor, with product MQKNTLLLILSSCVIGLSVSAQEKESELNPVTVTASLAQQRASETGRNITVIKGERFRELPVHSLDELLRYVPGVEIQARGPVGSQSDIVLRGGTFQQVLVILDGMRLNDPNTGHFNSYIPIAPAEIERIEVLKGASSAIHGADAVGGVINIITKSFAAKRGAEKLQFTGGANFGEYGLWGADAGLVYSKDRLHLAAGLLTNQADGVQQRGTTGFFQNTTGSVSAKYFIAPKWSVAYRFAYDSRDFAAQNYYTTFLSDTASEQVTSRWHQFRIAYQDDKQSLSLDAGFKSVTDHYSYNSISIANNNTSKLFQALLSYQRRLSASTQLVAGGNLQEKRISSNDRGDHSLLLVSPFVSVTQTIWKGFTARPSLQWVFFENISDELAPQLDLSQKLGQFQLRGSVGKTIRDADFTERYNNYNKTLVTSGRIGNPNLNAERSISYEVGADWFAGERLKLSVTGFQRFHKRLIDYSTTPYADMPRKDNLAPGGTYALAKNISSVETSGLETDLQYIQPLANKQNLTLTAGLVWLSSVSSDATPSFYISSHAKFLTNFSAIYAWRNLSLSVNGLYKKRERQSLPAINATVSRDYFLLNGRVKYAFWQQRLGVYVQVDNTFDTQYSDLLGTPMPGRWVMGGLQFNWSK from the coding sequence ATGCAAAAAAACACCCTCTTACTTATACTATCATCCTGTGTTATTGGCCTGAGTGTCAGTGCCCAGGAAAAAGAAAGCGAACTAAACCCCGTCACTGTGACCGCTTCACTGGCCCAGCAAAGGGCTTCAGAAACGGGACGTAATATTACTGTTATCAAAGGCGAACGCTTCCGCGAGCTGCCGGTGCATTCACTGGACGAGCTGCTGCGCTATGTTCCCGGCGTAGAGATCCAGGCCCGCGGCCCTGTAGGATCACAAAGTGATATTGTGCTGCGGGGCGGTACTTTCCAGCAGGTGCTGGTGATCCTGGACGGCATGCGGCTCAATGATCCCAATACCGGGCACTTCAATAGCTATATTCCGATTGCTCCGGCCGAGATAGAACGTATTGAAGTACTGAAAGGGGCTTCTTCGGCCATTCATGGCGCCGATGCCGTTGGCGGTGTCATCAATATCATCACGAAATCTTTTGCAGCAAAACGCGGCGCCGAAAAATTGCAGTTCACCGGCGGCGCCAATTTCGGTGAATACGGGTTATGGGGGGCCGATGCCGGCCTCGTGTACAGCAAAGACAGGCTGCACCTGGCTGCCGGCCTGCTCACCAACCAAGCTGATGGCGTTCAGCAAAGAGGTACTACCGGTTTCTTTCAGAATACCACCGGCTCCGTCTCTGCCAAATATTTTATAGCGCCCAAATGGAGTGTGGCCTATCGCTTTGCGTATGACAGCCGCGATTTTGCCGCACAGAACTATTACACTACTTTCTTATCAGATACCGCCAGTGAGCAGGTTACTTCCCGCTGGCACCAGTTCCGCATCGCTTACCAGGACGATAAGCAAAGCCTCAGCCTGGATGCCGGCTTTAAATCGGTCACCGATCACTATAGCTATAACAGTATTTCCATAGCCAATAATAATACGTCAAAACTGTTCCAGGCATTACTGAGCTACCAGCGCAGGCTCTCGGCTTCCACCCAGCTGGTGGCCGGTGGCAACCTGCAGGAGAAAAGGATCAGCTCCAACGACCGGGGCGACCATTCCCTGCTGCTGGTATCCCCTTTTGTTTCGGTAACACAGACCATCTGGAAAGGTTTCACGGCGCGTCCTTCCCTCCAGTGGGTCTTCTTTGAGAATATTTCTGATGAGCTGGCGCCGCAGCTGGACCTCTCTCAGAAACTGGGCCAGTTCCAGCTGAGGGGCAGCGTGGGCAAAACCATCCGTGACGCCGATTTTACAGAGCGCTATAATAACTACAATAAAACGCTGGTGACCAGCGGCCGGATCGGCAATCCCAACCTGAATGCCGAAAGGTCCATCAGTTATGAGGTGGGGGCCGACTGGTTTGCCGGGGAGCGACTGAAACTCTCTGTCACTGGCTTCCAGCGCTTCCACAAACGACTGATAGATTACAGTACCACCCCCTATGCGGATATGCCCCGGAAAGACAACCTGGCTCCCGGCGGCACCTATGCGCTGGCAAAGAATATCTCGTCAGTAGAGACCAGCGGGCTGGAGACCGACCTGCAATACATTCAGCCGCTGGCCAATAAACAAAACCTGACGCTGACAGCAGGGCTGGTCTGGTTGTCCAGTGTAAGCAGTGATGCCACACCGAGCTTTTATATTTCTTCCCATGCCAAATTCCTGACCAATTTCTCAGCTATCTATGCCTGGCGCAATCTCAGCCTCAGCGTGAACGGACTGTATAAAAAAAGGGAACGCCAATCGCTCCCCGCTATCAATGCCACGGTATCCAGGGATTATTTCCTGCTGAATGGCCGGGTAAAATATGCCTTCTGGCAGCAACGCCTCGGTGTCTATGTGCAGGTGGATAATACCTTTGATACGCAGTACAGTGACCTGTTAGGGACGCCGATGCCCGGCCGCTGGGTAATGGGTGGCCTGCAGTTCAACTGGAGTAAATAA
- the fabF gene encoding beta-ketoacyl-ACP synthase II has protein sequence MKRVVVTGMGTVNPLGADISAFWTNLINGQPGAGPITRFDASAFRTRIACEVKGFAPELYLDRNEIKRSDLFTQYALYSAAQAIEDAGLASAVIDPFDIGVIWGVGQGGMETFEQEVTQYVKGDNTPRFSPFFVPRLIVNMASGMISMKYGFQGINYTTVSACATSNTALMDAFNYIRWGKAKVMVSGGSEAPITPASVGGFSAMKAMSTRNEEPMAASRPYDKRRDGFVMGEGAGALVLEEYEHALQRGATIYAELAGAAMTADAYHMTAPHPEGIGAAKAMQLALEDAGLQAGDVDYLNPHATSTPIGDIAELQAVQKVFGTNHQLAISATKSMTGHLLGAAGAIEAIIGIQAIRHQLIPPTINLQEPDEQLPANFQIISGQALVKPVQVAMSNAFGFGGHNATVIFKSV, from the coding sequence ATGAAAAGAGTAGTTGTAACGGGTATGGGTACCGTCAATCCACTGGGAGCGGATATCTCGGCTTTCTGGACTAACCTCATCAATGGCCAGCCTGGCGCCGGTCCTATCACCCGCTTCGACGCCAGTGCTTTCAGGACCAGGATCGCCTGTGAAGTGAAAGGCTTTGCGCCGGAGCTGTATTTAGACCGCAATGAGATCAAGCGCAGTGATCTGTTCACCCAGTATGCGTTGTACAGTGCTGCGCAGGCTATTGAAGATGCCGGTCTGGCCAGTGCAGTTATCGACCCCTTCGATATCGGCGTGATCTGGGGCGTGGGCCAGGGTGGCATGGAAACCTTTGAACAGGAGGTGACCCAATATGTAAAAGGCGACAATACGCCTCGCTTCAGTCCCTTCTTTGTACCCCGGCTGATCGTTAATATGGCATCCGGCATGATCTCCATGAAATACGGTTTCCAGGGGATCAACTATACCACCGTCTCTGCCTGCGCTACCTCCAATACAGCCCTGATGGATGCTTTCAACTATATCCGCTGGGGCAAGGCGAAGGTGATGGTGAGCGGAGGTTCCGAAGCGCCCATTACACCGGCTTCGGTAGGCGGCTTCTCCGCCATGAAGGCCATGTCTACCCGTAATGAGGAGCCTATGGCGGCCAGCCGGCCATACGATAAACGGCGGGATGGCTTTGTGATGGGAGAGGGGGCTGGCGCCCTGGTGCTGGAAGAATATGAGCATGCGCTGCAACGGGGTGCTACTATCTATGCGGAACTGGCCGGCGCTGCCATGACAGCCGATGCCTATCATATGACGGCTCCGCATCCCGAAGGGATCGGCGCAGCCAAAGCTATGCAGCTGGCATTAGAGGATGCCGGCCTGCAAGCCGGAGACGTGGATTACCTGAACCCGCATGCCACTTCCACTCCTATAGGTGATATTGCTGAATTACAGGCAGTGCAAAAAGTTTTTGGGACGAACCATCAGCTCGCTATCAGCGCCACAAAGTCCATGACAGGGCATCTGCTGGGAGCAGCCGGCGCCATTGAAGCCATTATAGGTATTCAGGCAATCCGCCACCAGCTTATTCCGCCTACTATCAATTTGCAGGAGCCGGATGAGCAACTGCCGGCCAACTTCCAGATTATTAGCGGACAGGCCCTCGTAAAACCAGTGCAGGTGGCTATGAGCAATGCCTTTGGTTTTGGCGGACATAATGCTACCGTGATATTCAAAAGCGTATAG
- a CDS encoding SDR family NAD(P)-dependent oxidoreductase, with amino-acid sequence MKTAHNTVFISGGSAGIGLAIAKKFSSQGNKVIINGRNKERLEQALQELDNAVAIAGDLSVEADRLRIAQELAANHPDLNILVNNAGAAFVYTLGENAGAHDKALQEISTNYLAPIHFTELLLPQLLQQEQAAIVNITSIAALQPAKVLPTYAASKAALHSYTTALRLAYAEHSPLEVYEVYPPLVNTEFSKAIGGENGIAPAEVADELFEALALSKYEVPVGVTKELFK; translated from the coding sequence ATGAAAACAGCGCACAATACCGTTTTTATCTCCGGCGGCTCTGCCGGCATCGGCCTGGCCATCGCTAAAAAATTCAGCAGCCAGGGTAATAAGGTTATTATCAACGGCCGCAATAAAGAAAGGCTGGAACAGGCCCTGCAGGAACTGGACAATGCCGTGGCCATTGCGGGCGACCTGTCCGTAGAAGCTGACCGGCTCCGGATTGCACAGGAACTGGCCGCCAACCATCCCGATCTGAATATCCTGGTCAACAATGCAGGTGCTGCATTTGTATATACACTGGGAGAAAATGCCGGCGCGCATGACAAGGCCCTGCAGGAGATCAGTACCAACTACCTGGCCCCTATTCATTTTACCGAACTGCTGCTGCCACAATTATTGCAGCAGGAGCAGGCGGCCATAGTAAATATCACCTCCATTGCAGCCCTTCAGCCGGCTAAAGTGCTGCCCACCTATGCGGCCAGCAAAGCGGCGCTTCATAGTTATACTACGGCGTTGCGACTGGCTTACGCTGAGCATTCGCCATTGGAAGTATATGAAGTATATCCGCCACTGGTGAATACCGAATTCTCAAAAGCCATCGGTGGGGAGAACGGCATTGCCCCGGCCGAAGTAGCCGACGAATTATTTGAAGCCCTGGCGCTCAGTAAATATGAGGTGCCTGTGGGTGTCACCAAAGAATTGTTCAAATGA
- a CDS encoding TetR/AcrR family transcriptional regulator produces the protein MSKAEKTRQFIIEKTAPIFNKKGFAATSLNDLTAATGLTKGSIYGNFENKDAVAQAAYRYNADQLAKAMELAISKASTPLDKLLAVTGFYRKQWKTVFISGGCPSLNAAAEADDTFPAMLEEVKLSFDRLAKRIAGIMEAGKKDGSFRANIKSTEYTYLFIMLIEGGILLSKTARSPKHLLLALDHVEKTVKEEIQQ, from the coding sequence ATGTCCAAAGCAGAAAAAACAAGGCAGTTCATCATTGAGAAAACGGCGCCCATCTTCAACAAAAAGGGTTTTGCCGCTACCTCGCTGAACGACCTCACCGCTGCTACTGGTCTGACCAAGGGCAGTATCTATGGCAATTTTGAAAATAAAGACGCCGTGGCGCAGGCCGCTTATCGCTACAATGCCGACCAGCTGGCCAAAGCCATGGAACTGGCCATCAGCAAAGCCTCTACGCCTCTGGACAAGTTGCTGGCCGTTACCGGGTTCTACCGGAAGCAATGGAAAACGGTTTTCATTTCCGGCGGATGTCCATCGCTGAACGCAGCAGCAGAAGCTGATGATACCTTTCCCGCCATGCTGGAAGAAGTGAAGCTGTCGTTCGACCGGCTGGCAAAACGCATTGCCGGTATCATGGAAGCAGGGAAGAAGGATGGTTCCTTCCGGGCCAATATTAAATCCACCGAATATACCTACCTCTTCATTATGCTGATTGAAGGAGGCATATTGCTTTCCAAGACCGCCCGTTCTCCCAAACACCTGCTGCTGGCCCTGGATCATGTAGAAAAAACCGTCAAAGAAGAAATACAGCAATAA
- a CDS encoding phosphatase PAP2 family protein, whose translation MSISIPLFIQIPHLHSAKYAVLLVSLLMVVVRPLQAQRISLDQQVLIEIMENRSEGGVRFNKAISNSTQTVAMLIPAGVLAAGLIANDPSTLKKGLYIVETVAGASFITFGMKQSFQRPRPYKTNTDIIPVSTSSSPSFPSGHTSMAFSAATSLTIAYPKWYVAVPAYAWAASVGYSRMYLGVHYPSDVLAGAAIGAGSAWLMYKANKWLFKKKVPVAANF comes from the coding sequence GTGAGTATATCAATTCCCCTGTTCATTCAAATCCCTCATTTACATAGTGCTAAGTATGCAGTACTGTTAGTGTCCCTCCTGATGGTGGTTGTCCGCCCCTTGCAGGCGCAGCGGATAAGCCTGGACCAGCAGGTGCTGATAGAGATCATGGAAAACCGCAGTGAGGGCGGCGTCCGCTTTAACAAAGCCATCTCCAACAGCACCCAGACGGTGGCCATGCTGATCCCTGCCGGCGTGCTGGCAGCCGGTCTCATAGCCAACGACCCATCCACCCTCAAAAAAGGGCTTTACATTGTAGAGACGGTGGCCGGCGCTTCTTTCATCACGTTCGGGATGAAACAAAGTTTTCAGCGCCCGCGACCTTATAAAACCAATACCGATATTATCCCGGTGAGTACCAGCAGTAGTCCGTCCTTTCCTTCCGGACATACGTCTATGGCCTTTTCAGCAGCCACCTCCCTGACCATTGCCTATCCCAAATGGTATGTAGCCGTGCCGGCCTATGCCTGGGCAGCTTCTGTAGGGTATTCCCGTATGTACCTGGGCGTGCATTATCCATCGGATGTGCTGGCAGGCGCCGCCATTGGCGCCGGCAGCGCCTGGCTGATGTACAAGGCCAATAAATGGCTGTTTAAGAAAAAAGTGCCTGTGGCGGCTAACTTCTGA
- a CDS encoding aminopeptidase P family protein, which produces MYFTTNDIQARRDRLAARWDQVLLSDEAVLVHSGKPIGRPGGLDQTYTFLPHPAYFWLTGRRREEEVVLYSRNTGWQEFQKIPPPEQAVWEGEKVDLLVNEPGQTLEQLTGYLQAQGFKTLYQLGQSEQAVTGKAFELRTLLDQTRRVKDAAEVRLIRELAGIAAKGYAVIEKTVAPGITEREIQVAYESEIYRQGAHTVPYDSIVGAGTNSAILHALPTLKKVGPQELVLVDAGADIYDYCVDITRTYVSGTPDSRQKALYQLVLDVQLQCMALTKAGAWWRDIHGRAATLFTQGLLELGILKGSMDSLVEKEVVSLFFPHGLGHLVGLRVRDTGHEENLSPKAYFGARLRVDLQLEPGHLITVEPGLYFIKALLDDPARIAPFKDNIDFNELAHWKNIGGVRIEDNVLVTETGNENLTEAVYKAASL; this is translated from the coding sequence ATGTATTTTACAACAAACGATATTCAGGCGCGCAGGGACAGGCTTGCTGCCAGATGGGATCAGGTACTCTTATCAGATGAAGCTGTGCTGGTGCATTCCGGCAAACCCATTGGCAGACCTGGTGGGCTTGATCAGACCTATACCTTTCTGCCCCATCCCGCTTATTTCTGGCTTACTGGAAGACGTCGGGAAGAAGAAGTGGTATTGTACAGCAGGAATACCGGCTGGCAGGAATTTCAAAAGATACCCCCACCGGAGCAGGCTGTATGGGAAGGAGAGAAAGTAGACCTGCTGGTCAATGAGCCCGGGCAAACCCTGGAGCAGCTGACCGGCTACCTGCAGGCGCAGGGATTCAAAACGTTGTATCAGCTGGGGCAAAGCGAACAGGCCGTTACAGGCAAGGCTTTTGAGCTAAGGACCTTGCTGGACCAGACCCGCCGGGTAAAGGATGCGGCCGAAGTACGGCTGATCCGGGAACTGGCCGGTATTGCGGCAAAGGGTTATGCGGTTATTGAAAAAACAGTGGCGCCCGGTATCACGGAAAGGGAGATCCAGGTTGCCTATGAATCGGAGATCTACCGCCAGGGCGCTCATACAGTTCCCTACGACAGCATTGTTGGGGCCGGTACCAATTCCGCTATCCTGCATGCACTGCCTACGTTAAAGAAAGTAGGCCCGCAGGAACTGGTGCTGGTGGATGCCGGTGCTGATATATATGATTATTGCGTGGACATTACGCGCACCTATGTGTCGGGTACGCCCGATAGCCGGCAAAAAGCACTGTACCAGCTGGTGCTGGATGTACAGCTGCAATGCATGGCGTTAACAAAAGCCGGGGCCTGGTGGCGCGATATTCATGGCAGGGCTGCCACGCTGTTCACGCAGGGTCTGCTGGAGCTGGGTATCCTGAAAGGCAGTATGGATTCGCTGGTAGAGAAAGAAGTGGTCTCCCTGTTCTTCCCCCATGGCCTGGGTCACCTGGTAGGGCTGCGGGTCAGGGATACAGGACATGAAGAGAACCTGTCGCCCAAAGCCTATTTTGGGGCAAGACTTCGCGTGGATCTCCAGCTGGAGCCAGGTCACCTCATTACGGTAGAGCCGGGATTGTATTTTATCAAAGCATTGCTGGATGATCCTGCACGGATAGCGCCTTTCAAAGACAATATTGACTTTAATGAACTGGCGCACTGGAAAAATATTGGCGGGGTCAGGATCGAGGACAATGTCCTGGTGACGGAAACCGGGAATGAAAACCTTACGGAAGCGGTGTATAAGGCTGCGTCACTGTAA